The proteins below are encoded in one region of Silene latifolia isolate original U9 population chromosome 2, ASM4854445v1, whole genome shotgun sequence:
- the LOC141629816 gene encoding uncharacterized protein LOC141629816, with amino-acid sequence MERHVWISGILLILLTVLCNSGLAQNPGQLVARALSCFNANNIYKRCNGPYRLTQSGYINVPLAATDQFCYGPCLSETHLVLDCVDHSLSSFVFYNRATINNIRSTLQSACSHTHERGNFNVEEYMQDYLVDEWSSAKLPPVPSSIVAFILAISVLLFTATTVL; translated from the exons ATGGAAAGACATGTATGGATTTCTGGCATTCTTCTTATATTACTCACAGTCCTTTGCAACTCAG GACTAGCACAGAATCCAGGACAGCTTGTTGCAAGAGCACTCTCATGCTTTAATGCTAACAAT ATCTACAAAAGATGTAACGGACCATACAGACTAACACAAAGTGGATACATCAACGTGCCTCTGGCTGCAACAGATCAGTTCTGCTATGGACCATGTTTATCAGAGACGCATCTAGTCCTCGACTGTGTTGACCATTCATTGTCTTCCTTTGTGTTCTACAACAGGGCCACCATTAACAACATCAGATCAACACTTCAGTCTGCTTGTAGCCACACTCATGAAAGAG GCAACTTTAATGTGGAAGAGTACATGCAAGATTACTTGGTAGATGAATGGAGCAGTGCAAAGCTGCCTCCTGTTCCAAGCAGCATCGTCGCCTTCATACTTGCTATCTCTGTGCTGCTCTTCACAGCCACCACTGTTCTGTGA